The genomic stretch tgactgttgcattaaaattttccttatttttttttttatttacctttttacatttacatttttctcatgaaggttttgctgatatctcttatgtacatccatgtatagcaaaataaaagtttatacattttcgtattccatctgccttggtagtctttaatgtcattaatgcatgtgaacattcactgaacgtttatagcagcgttcatgggatgttgtctgaatgttcaatgctagctgggaagccactgcacaggagaggatgatggtgtgacagactttttgttacagtgaattagactgaaaactgagtatgcttttcaatgaaaataatgcttgtggtgtcaccaaaatcaagatatagcctttgtttatctccctcagtccactaaagttcagggttcacaaaaaactccatgacaaaggctcacagacagaagctcacagccttattggaaaaagggacaaaagctgaaaacctccaaaaatatatttccaactagataattcaaatttataaattagaatgatttcttgtgagattagtcttgtttgaatgttttgctgtagaaataaaaatatgttggttacaacttgggaggggtagaccactggtgagtactggtgacccctggtgagtacttgatttgcatttgtatgactcacagaaacctcctttacatatgagaacctgccctagacctgaggagaggggggagctgagggagcactgacacagagagtccacggcagtttccctacagtttactgttctggccaaagcctcctgctgagagccctaaaactcaaggtgcgcggcaatattacatacaagaaactgtcgaaaaacccacttttcatgcagtgtacTGCCCTTCCACTTACTCATATTTTGAATCTCTCACTTGACACAAATGATATTCCACAGGTTTGGAAATCTGCCTGTTTTTCCCTCCACAAGGGTGGTGACCctactgtttttaataattacaggccaatctccaaaTTGTCAGTTTTAACTAAGGTTTTGGAATCCTTTATTAGTGACCAAATGAAGGATTTTATAAattttaataatgttttatcagaattttaatcaggttttagAAAAATGCGCagtacaacaacagctggttttTGACCCTGTACAACAAAATCTTTacaatttgttttaaatgcggacaaaacaaaagtcatgttgttttctaACACCAATTCCAAATCTAAATCTGTGAGCCTGCCCGTGATATCTACATCTCAGGGTACCCAAATCGAATGTGTATCAGAGTACAGATGTCTTGGGATCTTAATAGATACATCTCTTTCTTTAACTCCTCATATTCAACAGTTAATCAAGAGACTAAACctgaagtttttattttagaattaaATCATGCCTTTCAGTTGAGGCAAGGAAAAAAATGGTTGCTGCAACATTTCTTTCTGTGCGTGACTATGAGGATGTTCTGTACATGCATGCTTCATCAAAGAGTCTACATGCTCTGGACACTGTGTTTCATGGAGCATTAAGATTTATTGGTGCGTTCTTACTTAAAAGTGTGTACTAGGTCTGCTTCCCTCCTACCTTCAGACCCACTTGCAACAGAAGAGTTCAGGTCCTTACACTCTGAGGTCTCAGGATTGTTTGTTGTCTGTTCCTAAGGTCAGGACTGAGACAGGCAAAAAAGCGTTCCAATGCATTGCTCCTTCTACATGGTCTCAATATGTGAGTTTAAGGGACTTTTAAATAACCTGCAAGTGGCCACACTGAGCTGTAgatgttttgtttgatttttgatgacatgctttttttttttcttttacttaatTATCCTGTTGACTCGTatggctgttttctgtttacattttttttgtgtgtgtgtttgttacagCTGTCAGGCCCAGgacactcttgaaaaagagatttcaatctcagtgtgttttcctggttaaataataataacattaaaaaaggaATCTATTAATGGAATAAtaacctcactttattcattttttaaaggagaatttcattatttctgccattactggataaaaatgcttctgctttaatgtttctaatctgatctaagatcagcttcactgatagaagACAGTTCTCTGATGGCCACAGCAGAGacgtttcactgagttactgttaaaggtcagaggtcagtcacagtttcatatttagctggaaacattcagagcagctttccaagtaTGTAATTAATGTAAAGTTTTAgcaataaaggcaaaaagatTATAATGAAtctctcagctttataggttttaaatattttagtgcaggtttgggaggatgagacattttaaataaagaatgcagattgTGTCGGGTTTGACAGGCGACTGaagcgctctctctctctctctctcacacacacacacacacacacacacacacacacacacacacacacacacacacacacacacacacacacacacacacacacacacacacacacacagtactggTTACCtagttggggtggctgtggctcaggaggtagagcaggtcatctacagTACTACttgaaaggttggtggtttaattcctggctgctctggcctgtgtgccaaagtatccttgggcaagatactgaaccctaagttTCTCCCATcaactggagtgtgaatgttggatgaaagcaaagctgttgatttcttggtcgatctacatccctaccctcacctacagTCACAAGCTAAGCAGCACAAATGAGGTTCCTCCAAAGGCTGGACTCTCTCTTAGAAACAGGGTGATGAGTGCAGTCCATTCACAGACTCAGAGAAGATTCGccgctcctccacatcaaaaggaggcagttgaggtggtttgggcatctaactaggatgcctcctgggcacctctggAATGAGGTGTTAGGGGTaggtcccaccaggaggaggccccaagGTAGACCAGTACATGCTGGAAAGActttcggctggcctgggaatgcctcgatATTCttctggataagctggaggaggggactggggggtgggggtggggggggtgaggtctgggcttctctgctcaggctgcGACCGTGCAACCCAGACCTGGATACAcctaagaaaatggatggatggatgaatggatggatgttttctcCAATAAGAATAGAGTCTGCAGCCATGCAAGGAGCTCTGTGAGGTGGAAAAAGTCCTTTGAGCTGCAAAATGCTGACATGCTCACCTGGATGATTCTCAAACTATTAACAGAATATAAACTTGAAACGTGTATTATATAAACTTTTTAAGTTAACTTACATTTGAACATTCAAAGCTGAAGTGACTAAACATTAAGAACCAGtcatcacaacaaactgtgctCGCTGTGGTGTTACTGTGAAGTTTCTCACGATCTAATTTTGGGTGATGAAGGAATCACTCCAGACATGAAGAAATACATCTAAATGTTTGCAATTGGCTGATTGACTCAACTGATAAATGAGtctttaaataaaagcagaaacatttaaacacactgaGGAAGTTGGTCACAGGAAGCTGCAAACACAATTTCTGCTGCCAGTGTGAGTACAGACATGAAAATTTCTGCAGAAGTTTCTCAAACATGTGATCTGCCATTCTGTGTATTAGTGCCTCTGACAACCTGCATCAGTCATATTTGGGGTTGTTTGCTTGGTCTGAAACACCAACATGGATGTGAAGACCCAGCAGAGCATTACACTGTAACAAGATGATCAGTGTTGTTCATTGATTCACTATAACTACATCTGTAACTATGACTCAAATACTACAGTTGTGTAGATGCTGAACCATTTGAACTCTTGTAAAAACTACCAGAAGAATAAAACTAATTTCAGAAAACATTTCTATGTATAAGGCTGCATCTGTTCAGCTTTATTTCTATATAAGATTGAAAATTCAATTTCAGGCACGTTGATAATTGCACTATATATttgtaatgctgtaatgctgaTTAATACAACAGGACAGTAGAATACAGCTTGGAGGcctgaatgaaaacatttaaaagtgaaaacataAGTAGTTCAGATGTGATACTTCCTTCttcacaggaagagaagaaatgtgcatatttttacAGTCTTGAGAagcattaaaaaagtaaaaacaaatttGGAAGGTCACAAAAATTATTAAGAACACATATAAAAGCAGAACACTGGATACAAAGTAGCAGACAGACAGTATATGTACTGAAAAGTTAATAAATGAATGAGGAACAGGTTCACATGTGAGTGGAGCTGTCAGGTGAATCTAGAGGCAGGAAGGTGGGAGTGAGAGCAGAGTGCATGATGGGAACTTAAAAAGCAGACTGagtgaataaagaaagacagaaaaccaaAAGCATCACAGGTCTGTTTGCTTTGACATCACAACATCTAAACAGAGAAGTGGTTCACTGGGTCTGTTTCTGCTGGAATCACACATTGATTTTTACTTTGTGGTCTCTCCTCTGTAGCAGTCTGCTCATTTGGTACgaaaacatttttacactttacTAAATTTGCACTAAAAGATAACTGCTGGATTTTATTGTAATATGTTTCTAATTTCAATGGCACgttgctttttttgttgcttcATCAAATGAGGCAAGTTCCTGATTTGATCAAACATTTatgtaattgtgtgttttgtttttcagttttgtgacGGTCCAATCTGTGAACATCATGACAGCCATCATGTTACTGAGTCTCCTCTTTATTCCAAGTGAGTGTCTCATTTCAGTCATTTACAGTCTGACAGATCAGTGCAGATAGAGATACTTTACAAAGTCAGACACTTTATACTGAAGCTGCTGATGGCACAAAGGAAAAATACCAGAAATGATCATGGCTGCTGAAATCAATTTATCATTTTCATGtcaatttttatcttttaatgttAATCTCTGGTTTTCCAGGAGCTTTGGCTGCTTGTACTCAGCGCTCAGACCTGTTCATTACTGCACCAACAGAGATGGAAGCTCTGAGTGGATCTTGTTTACGAATCCAATGTAACTTTAATGCTACTGGACCAGAACCATTTAACAGCACAagacctgtctttggatcatgGATCAAAAATGATCCCAGTATTAAAAATGTGATCTTCAACAGCAGTGAGACAGTTAACATCTATCCAATGAATATTACAGGaaacctgaaacagaaaaactgcacaACTCTGTTTTCAAATTTAACCACAGCTTATACAAACACATACTACTTCAGGATTGTGAACTGGCCCGTCAGAGCAACTGCTGTTTGTGATCCTCTTACAATAACAGTTAAAGGTAAgacagttttcttttcatttttattaagaatATAAAGTCAAAGTTTTGGTTAAATCAACAAAAAGCAGTTGTGATCAAATGTTACAGAAATCAGcctgtttaaatgttttgtatttagaTGTAACTTTGGGAAATGAAGCCGCCCAGAACATAAACTATCTTTTGGGTTCTTTAGTGTGAACAATAAAATTGGGATtcagtcaaaaataaaaagtattaaaTGTGTGACAGCGCTCTGCAGTAAACACAGTtattacaaatatataaaaacacaaactgcactgCACACTGTtaacacacagacatatttacCATAGTTTTATTATTCAAGCATCTGAGAGTTCAATACTAACCTGCTCACAGAACCATAAGCTGCTGGTGCAAATCCCTTAAAAATTAACAAGACTTTAGCAAAAgtgcaagaaaacacaaaaaaaaaacaaacactaattTAAGTCGCAAACTGTGTTTCATGCAGACAACACAAGTTAATGTTGCATCAACACAAACTAGCATCCTGCCACAAATCTGTCTGCATCCCAACATTCGCTGCACTTACAGGCCCCAAAGCAGCAGTGCTGTCTGCTACTTATTAAAATCTGCAGCATCTTTAACACCTGTTAcagttgtttttaattattcgGTGTTGTCACTGATCTCCATCTGTTTCATGACTGTATTTACTGTATCATCAGTGTACAACCTGTGTTTGATGTGAAACCACAGATTCTCCTTGGAGGCCCAAGATTACAGTCTCAGGTGATCTGAAGGAGAAGGAGTCTGTCACTATAACCTGCTCAGCTTTCACTCCCTGTCCACACTCCCCTCCTGAACTCACCTGGAATCTCCAACAAGACTCTCACAACAAAATAGAGGAAAACACAGATGGAAGCTTTACAACTAAAatccagcagaccatcactctgtcagacacacatgaTGGAAAGAAGATCAACTGCTCTGCCAGATATCCTGTGAACCAAGGAGAAGACACCAAGACAGCAGAGACAGAAGAGACTCTCAATGTTTCATGTAAGACTGAATTTAGTTTATGAAGTTGGGAGATTGatgattgttttaaaaaatatttaaggcaTATCAGCTGATCAAATGTAATTCCTGTCACCCTTTTCTTCAGATGCTcctaaaaacacctcagcatccaTCAGTCCATCAGGTTTGGTGTCAGCAGGCAGCTGGGTGAACCTGACCTGCTCCAGCAGAGCCAAACCTCCAGTCAGCAGCTTCACCTGGTTCAAGAAGAGCACAGATGGACCTGTGAGAGTATCTGAAGGACAGATTTACAGCTTCAATGTAACAGATGGAGGAGTTTATTACTGTGTGGCCACTAATGATCTGGGTAATCAGACATCTGCAGAGTTTCATGTGAATATTGAAGGTAAAGTTGGGCTGAAGCCGCTGATGTGttatgtgctgcttttttttcatacttttttgtatccacaaaaactttaaaagtaacTTCAGGCAGTAACCAAACACAGGCTGTTTTAGTATCACCATTAAAtcatgtgttgtttttgttacttGATGTCTTTTATTGGTCTTATTATTCTATCAGGAGTCACACTGTGGCCACTTCTTGGAGGAATCATCGGGATCATTGTactcttaatcttaatcttactCTGCTTGATTATCTTTGTTTGGTAAGTGTCACATGTCAAATCAGACAGCATATAACTAAAAGCACATAATTATTGTTAATTTAATTACCTCTTATGTCTTCCAGGTGTTTAAAATCAAAGCATCAAACTCAACAGACTCAggtaaacaaatgaaaaaacaataacaaacaaacaaacaaacaaaaatctctGTGATGAAACTGTTCAGGTGATTACTTACTGTAGTACCTCTGCCAGAGCACTCTGTTCATTTAATATATAATAACTGAAGAAGAACTCCCTGTTGTTTTAATTCTATAGATTCAAATACATGAAGAGCTGGTTAGtaaaagagaaggagaggaagaaaacatCCATTATGGAGAGATCAGCTTCTGTAACCTGAGATATGAAGCGTCCTCTGACTCAGTGCAGGACAGAGGACAGCAGCAGGATACGGTGTACGCACAGGTGAAGGTCAACAGGCCAGAAAACAGCTTAACACAGAGAGCTCGCAGCCAAGAGGAACTCTACGCTGAGGTCAAGAAAAAATGAGAACTGTTGTGAAATAACATCACATTAACAAAAAGCATTAACaaagaaatacacacaaggagCCTGTAAATGAATCATTTTCACAGTTCAGTGAAgctcaaaaagcaaaacaaattcctgcagcttttttttccttcagctttCTGTGCTAACTTCACACAGCTGTTTTCAGGGGATTTCTTTTGTTCATAACAAGGACCTGGGTTCTACAACAGCAGAGGCAGTACTGCAAAACTGAACTGCAACAcactgtagctttttttttttttgagtatttgCATGTTGTATTGTGCagccatctgtccatccatcctgtACAGGGTTCACCATGTACAGGtcgcctgtcacagggctaacacagagagacagacaaccattcacattcacacctatggccaatttagaatcaccaattaacctaaccccactgactgcatgtgtttgaaatgtgggaggaaacccacacaaacacggggagaacatgcaaactccacacagaaaggcccgggccaaggtgagGACACAGTGctgaccaccacaccaccatgctgcccacgttgtactgtaaaaaaaagaaatcagttatAAAAAGTAATATAATGGTAGCTGTGTTACCataaaaatatcattaaataacagaaacTTAACTTTATGTAAAATTACATATTTTAgtgatgaaaaatgtttttatttttatgggaCTGTAAATTTAAAATACAGCTGTTGTAGCTTAAAAGAAATcttgtatacacacacacacacacacacattataaaaGTGTTGGTCAAACACTTTTATAATACAATTAATCAGGCTTTAAGTTGCTGAAAAGTTCTGTTATTAGTTGTGTAATTTTATTTGCACCACAATTAATGTAACAAAATGCTGTTGTTCAATGAGTAACTGGGTTTAAATAATCTACTGttcatttttgattttattaacTGTAAAATTAGGTTTtgtgttacaaaaaaaattgaaaaacaaacatttactgAGATATGAATTGCATATGTGTATCTGATTTTTGTGTACAGTTTGTAGTCACTTTGTattattgtgagtattttaTCAGTTATCAAGACCACCTGTTTATACCTGAGTATCAAATTTCATCACGATAGACGAaaacttttaacattttttattcaAACATGTTCAATTTGTTTATAATCTCAAGAATAATGTAGACATTTCTATTGTTATTACTTTTAAGCAATTTTACCATTTTTGGTAAAatggtaaaataaatacaacatgTGTGAAATTACCATAATTATACTTTTTGACTGCTGACTTATACTTGCAGATGTTgtgtacaataataaaaatgtttttcaccaTATTTTTGATGTAAACTTCCATTATTAGACAGCACATCTGTTAACAAAGAAATCCCTGTAAAATGACACAAACTAtccttttgtgtcatttttcacTCAGTTCATCAATTTTTAGATAAAAATTTACAGCATGAAACTAGAATCGAAGTGTTTcatcttttaaataaacattgaaTATTTGTGGATAGAGTGGATTGAGCGCTGTATTGCAATATTTTGCATGGTGATATTGCATCTATACAGGGACACCAAATAATTTGAGCTTCCTCCTAATTCAGAGCAacctaatggctcagtcacatgaGTGAAAATAGGACAGCAGCCTCCTTGCATctacaaataaataattataaaataaacagtCAGTGGCTGCCTGGTGATTGTactacatttttcacattctgcAACTGATTTCAACTTGTGGTGAATAATTTGTTGTCCACAGCTTGAGAGTATTGCACACTCACGGCCACTTTTGATTGCAAGGCGATGGCACAGGTCACCTGATAGTAGGCAGCCTTTCTGCAAACAGCTGCAGTCTGACtgggactgactgcaatcactctgaACGAGATTGTTGAAGGTTTGTgaataattgctgtctaatttataattgcagacagattgccagcaTGTTGACATCATTCTGAATGAGTCATTGTCAACGGGCACAGTTTGAGGTGAGTCGACTCAACTGGCTgtcagctggttgtattctggttattttCCTATAGAACAGGAAGCTTGCTGAGCAACAATGTAATAGTTAAATGTGAATTCAGTGACAGTGTTGGTATGCTGGGGCTCATTTTGCAGCAAgttaaacaaaatcaaaactgaAATGAGAACTTTATCATATTAGATAAAACATACTGACAAAGTTTAACTTTGAGGACATAATTTGCTgttgaaaaaaatgtgacaaatagtaaaatatgttattgcAATACTCCACATGttgcaaaatgttaaaaatgttaatattgTACTGTGAGTTGGTGCCTATTCCAggtgtcacagggtgagaggcagggtacattgtgtacaggtcaccagcccatcacaggactaacacagagagacagacaacattcacacctatgggcaatttagaatcaccaatgaacctaaccccactgatgtagctgtgaggcaacagcgccaccatgctgcccaaaacagaatgcatcagtttgtaAATCTTTAACCCATTTTATTcatgagaaaacacagaaaacagctcAAATGTCTGAACTGAGGAAATGTAACATTTCAAGAAACAaatgaatttgatggcagcagcatgcATTACCTCAGTATCCCAGTTCACCCTCAGAAAGGATTCGGGATAAAGAAGATTCATTTATGTAACAGGAAGAAAGTCCATGTTATTTTGGAGACTTTTTATTTGCAGATTTTTATGAGATGGAGAGGAGATTTCAGCCACTAATGTAGAATTGATTTGCATTGTTTTGTGCTTGTACTTAAACAGATTTGCTGTTTAACAgtaatgcactgtttttgtAGGATTTTAGGTCATTTGAGAACTTTATATTTAATACTTGAGAACCAATAATGTCCCATAATGTTGAAGGGACTTGTGTAATTATTTTGTCTCATTTGTTGAACATAaatattattagttattaataatGTTTACTTTAACTTGCTGTTTAAAGATTCCACTGTTGAATGGatactggctttttttttttttgttcatatctCCCAGTTCTGCTGACAACCTTCATCAGGAACAAAGTTcagcttaaaaataaaacagcactgGAAGTCAAACCTAAGTCACAATCAGCTGTGTCATATAATGAGGTGATGCGCTGtccctgctgctgttctgcatgGGCCTGAACCCCTCAGCTGCAAAGAGTGGATCCAAATCCAGACACAGGAGTGGAGTAACAATCAGTCACCTCCTACAGATGGATGATCTatctgtatgccaggagtgagtGAGTCCACCTCACCACAATACAGTGATTCTTCAGAAATGCtgatattgtgttttcattttatacaACAAAAATGAGTAACACATGCATAAGCTTTGTACAGACTTACTGACGTATTGGAAAACTTCAATttgatttgtgcttttttttcttcccaaacaTGCTAACATTCATCCCTTAATGTGATCTCTGGGTGATTGAATCAGCCTTTTATTCAGTCAGCAGCATGAATATAAATGTGCTCTTTTTTCTGGTTCCTCTTCACAGACTGAAGGAAGAAGTGAAGCAGAGCCTGAAGGAGCCTGAAGATGGCGCTGAAATCCAAAAAGTGAGGTTAGAGCAATGATGATGAAGTTTATTCAACACTAAAACCAGAATACGAAAGAATAAATTACTGTGTGAATATTATTGGCATTTCCTCACCACATATAAACAGACGATGTGACAATAATAaatctgctggaaaaaaaatgtttacccATAGATTTAAACTCCAGCAGTGAAAATATTATGCAAAATAATGCAgttattaaaagaaagaaactacAATTTTCTACTGTTGGAGTTGATAACTTGACTGGACTCTGGGACAGAAGAGCTCAAGAAACCAAGAACACAGAGGACACTGAATGAGACCCAGAGTTTCTTTGTGGAGATGGAGGAACCTCACAGGAGGACGACCATCACACTGAGCATCATCTCATTAACACCATCACTGCAGTCAAACAAGACgagtggagaagaaaaaagtCGTGTATAATTGAAGAACTCTACAAACACTTTAAGTTCTCACTAACTAATCCTTCAGTTCTTCACAGTGAATGAAGTGATATTTTGAGGCAGTTTGTCCTCCTGGACTTGCAGACACTTTAGTTGTTGGGCTGTGATGTAACTCTGCTCATCTGACAGCTTTCTGTCTCTGGTTTGTTGGAGCGTTTTGATCTGAACCagctgaaagaaacaaagaacaaaatccTTCTTGTTTTATTACAGACCAGTTAGTCTGTCCATGAAAATGAGTTTGATAGAAACTTTTGTCTCACCACTCAAAGATGACCAGTGTGCTCACAAGCATTATGATTCCCACAGTCTTCAGTATAGCGAGGACACCAAATAATATTTCTGCCTGTTCACCTGTAATGCAACAAAGGAAATGAAGTTTGATCTTAAACTTAATGAAACTTAAAAATTAAGACTTTGATGTCACACTGAGAGTcactgctgtttctgctgtctTGTAAGGTAtaccacaaagaaaagaagaaaagatgcAACGACTGAATTCACTAAAATAACTGATGGCTAACTTTACCTTCAATATTCACATGAATCTCTGCTGATGTCTGAGTACCCAGCTCATTAGTGGCCACACAGTAATAAACTCCTCCATCTGTTACACTGAAGCTGTAAATCTGTCCTTCAGATACTCTCACAGGTCCATCTGTGCTCTTCTTGAACCAGGTGAAGCTGCTGACTGGAGGTTTGGCTCTGCTGGAGCAGGTCAGGTTCACCCAGCTGCCTGCTGACACCAAACCTGATGGACTGAtggatgctgaggtgtttttaggAGCATCt from Archocentrus centrarchus isolate MPI-CPG fArcCen1 chromosome 20, fArcCen1, whole genome shotgun sequence encodes the following:
- the LOC115799921 gene encoding vascular cell adhesion protein 1-like produces the protein MPPGHLWNEVLGVGPTRRRPQERQKTKSITGLFALTSQHLNREVVHWVCFCWNHTLIFTLWSLLCSSLLICFVTVQSVNIMTAIMLLSLLFIPRALAACTQRSDLFITAPTEMEALSGSCLRIQCNFNATGPEPFNSTRPVFGSWIKNDPSIKNVIFNSSETVNIYPMNITGNLKQKNCTTLFSNLTTAYTNTYYFRIVNWPVRATAVCDPLTITVKDSPWRPKITVSGDLKEKESVTITCSAFTPCPHSPPELTWNLQQDSHNKIEENTDGSFTTKIQQTITLSDTHDGKKINCSARYPVNQGEDTKTAETEETLNVSYAPKNTSASISPSGLVSAGSWVNLTCSSRAKPPVSSFTWFKKSTDGPVRVSEGQIYSFNVTDGGVYYCVATNDLGNQTSAEFHVNIEGVTLWPLLGGIIGIIVLLILILLCLIIFVWCLKSKHQTQQTQIQIHEELVSKREGEEENIHYGEISFCNLRYEASSDSVQDRGQQQDTVYAQVKVNRPENSLTQRARSQEELYAEVKKK